From one Ignavibacteria bacterium genomic stretch:
- a CDS encoding S8 family serine peptidase produces the protein MKRRLTFCLLLLCIVITLPYHLQSQVQPGNGSYSVYLPQRSFANGTTVLPSVHTLSRMKAGTYVPGVVIVKTRATHGVLHNSSTIEGSLANIVLASVGSRSVSSTFQNITSDGIAGAIGLDRVYTVRYSESVDPFDVCMKLMEAPDVEYAIPMEIHQPGFVPNDPDYATKQPWMKTMKLEAAWDISQGASNVVIAIIDSGTDIEHSDLAGQVFINKGEIPGNGIDDDKNGFVDDVNGWDFVGNITMQEAQAGVLRPDGDPKVRFGTINQTNGHGTAVAGCAAAQTNNNRGIASTGFKCTLLPIKAASDNPQIGGILAGYPGIVYAADMGAAVINCSWGGTQNNPLGKDVINYALGKGSLVVTASGNNSLFTDKTQFYPGGYEGVLNVGASSLSDRPSSFTNYGSDVTVYAPGDDIYSTFPNNRYQTFSGTSFSAPLVAGICGLIKAKHPDWTPQMITHQIRSTADLLNGVSSSDRQYYYGRVNAERALKFNASFTSGDRLPGIGVNSVQAGGSGIITNYDPTPVTLELKNYLASASNVKVTITPRSNNAVISGSNTITVPNFNHDQTESLNITVQLKPTFPWYEANLNFIVTIQAGSYVNYAVVNVPVLLSTTNKHTLSPPSEFVSYGILDLASDGQLYASITLFNQAALAYGSLKGSSAIAGVPFSPTAIHGIAGSGVVIGGLEAGKPTIARSTDMSQWSKKDVSSFMGSVAGIHMFNSTTGVAFGDPVGGKLGLARTTDGGYSWQRLNNAPVANTKESTLTGIVYGNETGAWFGTTSQRIIITKDGGLTWTTSLLPVSGAVIKSVAFTDSKNGVLLYEASGKTWLANTTNGGTWNAQVFDPATLGISAVAVASPGPHHLLIGSNGEVFASDDTGETWNVVLSKAAGPTKYAVARMAPTPLLITAGETVAMLEYRFSGPNGTRIFSVESEFVNYDTLEAGQNRLRSIRISNTGTSDITIDSIVISPQVATPADAFRITSEPPTVIIADSSIRLPVRMYATTTGSYSATVTVFANAQNGPLTLQLNGYVKRPTSVSESIAGKLHAYPNPASSSITLHLPAQATVNIVDIQGLTIQSSGELQPGAHVLQVGNLAVGHYAICVTTPHAIRYIPLTVVR, from the coding sequence ATGAAACGTAGGTTGACATTTTGTCTGCTCCTGTTATGCATTGTTATTACACTCCCTTACCACCTCCAATCACAGGTTCAGCCCGGCAACGGCTCGTACTCGGTTTACCTGCCGCAACGAAGTTTTGCTAACGGAACCACGGTGCTCCCTTCTGTACACACGCTTTCGCGGATGAAGGCCGGAACATATGTGCCTGGGGTTGTTATTGTAAAAACTCGTGCCACCCATGGCGTTTTACACAACTCCTCTACAATCGAAGGCAGCCTGGCCAACATCGTTCTGGCATCGGTTGGCTCCAGAAGCGTATCGAGTACGTTTCAAAACATTACATCCGACGGAATTGCAGGTGCTATCGGCCTGGACAGAGTGTACACCGTTCGGTACTCTGAATCGGTTGATCCGTTTGACGTATGCATGAAACTGATGGAAGCGCCCGACGTTGAATACGCCATTCCCATGGAAATCCATCAACCTGGTTTTGTACCGAACGACCCTGATTATGCCACCAAACAGCCGTGGATGAAAACCATGAAGCTCGAGGCGGCATGGGATATCTCGCAAGGGGCATCAAATGTTGTAATCGCTATTATTGACAGCGGAACAGATATCGAGCACTCTGACCTTGCAGGACAGGTGTTTATTAACAAAGGTGAAATTCCCGGTAATGGAATCGATGATGACAAGAACGGCTTTGTGGACGACGTTAACGGCTGGGACTTTGTTGGTAACATTACCATGCAGGAAGCGCAGGCAGGTGTACTCCGACCCGATGGCGACCCGAAGGTACGATTTGGAACGATTAATCAAACCAACGGACACGGTACTGCCGTAGCGGGATGTGCCGCAGCCCAAACAAACAACAACCGCGGTATTGCATCAACCGGTTTTAAGTGCACGCTACTCCCTATCAAGGCAGCCTCCGATAACCCGCAGATTGGCGGCATTCTTGCAGGATACCCGGGAATCGTTTACGCAGCCGATATGGGGGCAGCCGTCATCAACTGCTCCTGGGGTGGTACACAGAACAATCCCCTGGGCAAGGATGTAATCAACTATGCACTTGGAAAAGGCTCACTTGTAGTTACTGCCAGCGGAAACAACAGCTTGTTTACCGATAAAACGCAGTTCTACCCGGGAGGGTATGAGGGCGTGCTCAATGTTGGTGCATCAAGCCTTTCCGACAGGCCTTCAAGCTTTACCAACTACGGATCAGATGTTACCGTTTATGCTCCGGGTGACGACATCTACTCCACTTTCCCTAACAATCGTTACCAAACATTTAGTGGTACCTCTTTTTCAGCCCCACTGGTTGCCGGTATCTGCGGTTTAATTAAGGCAAAGCATCCTGACTGGACACCGCAGATGATTACGCATCAAATCAGATCAACTGCTGACCTCTTAAACGGTGTCAGCAGTTCGGACCGCCAGTACTATTACGGCCGTGTTAATGCCGAGCGCGCACTAAAGTTTAACGCCTCTTTCACCTCCGGAGACCGTTTGCCGGGTATTGGAGTAAACAGTGTGCAAGCCGGTGGTTCAGGTATCATTACCAATTACGATCCTACTCCTGTTACACTGGAACTTAAAAACTATCTGGCATCAGCATCTAACGTAAAGGTAACCATAACACCGCGTTCCAATAATGCAGTCATCAGCGGCAGTAACACGATCACGGTTCCTAATTTTAATCACGATCAGACCGAATCACTCAATATCACGGTTCAGCTTAAGCCAACGTTTCCCTGGTACGAAGCGAACCTGAACTTTATCGTTACAATCCAGGCCGGATCGTACGTTAACTATGCGGTTGTAAATGTCCCCGTACTCCTGTCCACTACAAACAAGCACACGCTGTCGCCACCAAGTGAATTTGTTAGCTACGGGATTCTCGACCTGGCATCTGATGGCCAATTATATGCATCGATAACACTGTTCAACCAGGCGGCGCTGGCCTATGGCTCTCTGAAGGGCTCCAGTGCAATCGCCGGTGTTCCGTTTAGTCCAACAGCAATCCATGGGATTGCAGGCTCCGGCGTTGTTATTGGCGGTTTGGAGGCTGGCAAGCCCACCATTGCGCGCTCAACTGACATGAGCCAGTGGTCAAAGAAAGATGTGAGTTCCTTTATGGGCTCCGTTGCCGGTATTCACATGTTCAACAGCACCACAGGCGTAGCATTTGGGGATCCCGTAGGTGGTAAGCTGGGTCTTGCCAGAACAACCGATGGCGGGTATAGTTGGCAGCGCCTGAATAATGCACCCGTTGCGAATACCAAGGAATCAACACTAACAGGAATAGTGTATGGCAACGAAACCGGAGCCTGGTTTGGGACCACATCACAACGAATTATCATTACAAAAGATGGTGGATTAACGTGGACGACGTCTCTGCTACCCGTTAGTGGTGCTGTTATTAAATCTGTGGCATTTACGGATTCAAAAAACGGAGTACTCCTGTACGAAGCATCCGGTAAAACATGGCTGGCAAACACAACCAACGGCGGAACATGGAATGCACAGGTATTTGATCCGGCAACCCTTGGCATCAGTGCTGTGGCAGTAGCTAGCCCCGGACCTCACCACTTACTGATAGGAAGCAATGGCGAGGTATTTGCCAGCGACGATACTGGTGAGACCTGGAATGTTGTACTAAGCAAGGCAGCAGGTCCAACAAAGTACGCTGTTGCACGCATGGCGCCTACACCACTGTTGATAACCGCCGGAGAGACAGTTGCTATGCTGGAATACAGGTTCTCAGGTCCAAACGGTACGCGCATATTCAGTGTTGAATCAGAGTTTGTAAACTACGATACCTTGGAAGCAGGACAGAACAGACTTCGAAGCATCCGGATAAGTAATACCGGCACCAGCGACATCACCATCGACTCAATCGTTATTTCTCCGCAAGTGGCTACACCAGCCGATGCATTCCGGATTACAAGTGAGCCACCGACCGTGATAATTGCCGACAGCTCCATTCGCCTGCCTGTACGCATGTATGCTACCACTACAGGCAGCTATTCTGCTACGGTAACAGTTTTTGCCAACGCGCAGAACGGTCCTCTGACATTACAGCTGAACGGCTATGTTAAACGACCCACATCGGTTTCGGAATCGATTGCTGGCAAACTTCACGCGTATCCAAACCCTGCCTCAAGCAGTATAACGCTGCATCTGCCAGCCCAGGCTACTGTAAATATTGTTGATATTCAAGGTCTAACAATTCAGTCCTCCGGCGAGCTGCAGCCAGGCGCCCATGTTCTTCAGGTGGGAAATCTTGCTGTAGGACACTACGCAATATGCGTAACAACTCCTCACGCAATCCGGTACATTCCTCTGACTGTGGTTCGGTAA
- a CDS encoding ABC transporter permease gives MRIVGADSLPLVILVGSFTGAIAALQATNLFAKFNLIGIARPFIGGSIATVVFTELTPVLTALVIAGRVGGAIAAQIGTMQVSEQIDALEMMAIDKNRYLAMPRAIAALTMMPLLAVFSNVVALAGAYILTAVKFNFSAVTFFTSIQQFFQPGEIFIGIFKSLVFGGFTALIGIHVGFHTKGGAEGVGQSTVRAFTISAAGILVIDALFGIVF, from the coding sequence ATGCGGATTGTAGGCGCAGACTCATTGCCACTTGTTATTCTTGTTGGCTCGTTTACCGGAGCAATCGCAGCGTTGCAGGCTACAAACCTTTTTGCAAAGTTTAATCTAATTGGAATTGCCCGACCGTTTATTGGTGGCTCCATTGCAACTGTGGTTTTTACCGAATTAACACCGGTACTAACAGCCCTTGTCATTGCTGGACGCGTTGGAGGCGCGATTGCTGCCCAAATTGGAACCATGCAGGTGAGTGAGCAGATCGATGCTCTGGAGATGATGGCAATTGACAAGAACCGGTACCTGGCAATGCCCAGGGCTATTGCTGCGCTTACCATGATGCCCCTTCTGGCAGTGTTTTCGAACGTGGTAGCCCTGGCAGGCGCTTATATCCTGACGGCTGTGAAATTTAACTTTAGCGCAGTGACCTTTTTTACCTCAATTCAGCAGTTCTTTCAGCCTGGTGAGATTTTCATCGGTATCTTTAAGTCACTGGTTTTTGGAGGCTTTACGGCACTTATTGGTATTCACGTAGGCTTCCACACCAAGGGTGGTGCCGAAGGCGTAGGGCAGAGCACCGTACGTGCCTTTACCATTTCGGCAGCCGGAATTCTTGTTATTGATGCCCTGTTTGGCATCGTGTTTTAA
- a CDS encoding co-chaperone GroES has protein sequence MNLSPLHDRVIVKPATPEETTKGGIIIPDTAKEKPMQGEIMAVGGGKIGDDGKVVPMQLKVGDKVLYGKYSGTEISLDGDDLLIMRESDVFAVIK, from the coding sequence ATGAATTTGTCTCCCTTGCACGATCGCGTGATCGTAAAACCTGCAACACCCGAGGAAACAACAAAGGGTGGAATTATAATACCGGATACAGCCAAGGAAAAGCCGATGCAAGGCGAAATCATGGCCGTTGGCGGTGGCAAAATTGGAGATGACGGGAAGGTAGTTCCAATGCAGTTAAAGGTAGGCGACAAGGTGTTGTACGGCAAGTACAGCGGAACCGAAATTTCACTTGATGGAGACGACCTGCTCATAATGCGCGAATCCGATGTATTCGCTGTGATTAAGTAA
- the groL gene encoding chaperonin GroEL (60 kDa chaperone family; promotes refolding of misfolded polypeptides especially under stressful conditions; forms two stacked rings of heptamers to form a barrel-shaped 14mer; ends can be capped by GroES; misfolded proteins enter the barrel where they are refolded when GroES binds), whose product MASKKISFDVDARSALKRGVDQLADAVKVTLGPKGRNVVIDKKFGPPTVTKDGVSVAKEIELQDSMENLGAAMVREVASKTSDSAGDGTTTATVLAQAIVREGLKNVTAGANPMDLKRGIDAAVKEVYSGLAELSRTVTGKKEIAQVGTISANNDATIGTLIADAMDKVGKDGVITVEEAKGTDTSVEVVEGMQFDRGYLSPYFVTDPDTMECVLENPYILIHDKKVGAIKDLLPILEKTAQAGRALLIIAEDIEGEALATLVVNRLRGTLKVAAVKAPGFGDRRKAMLEDVAIVTGGMVISEEKGFKLDAATITQLGTAKRVTIDKDNTTIVEGAGSSEEIKKRVNEIKAQIEKTTSDYDREKLQERLAKLSGGVAVLKIGAATEVEMKEKKARVDDALAATRAAVEEGIVPGGGVAYLRTIDRLDNVKVENDDQRTGVNIIRKAIEEPIRQILVNAGIEPSVVVNKIKEGKGAFGFNAYSEQYEDLFEAGVIDPTKVSRVALENAASVASLLITTEATIVENPEKDAAPAPHPGGGMDMY is encoded by the coding sequence ATGGCAAGTAAGAAAATTTCATTTGATGTTGACGCGCGGTCCGCTCTGAAGCGTGGCGTTGATCAACTGGCAGACGCAGTAAAGGTTACTCTTGGGCCGAAAGGTCGTAACGTGGTAATCGATAAGAAATTTGGTCCGCCAACCGTTACCAAGGACGGTGTATCGGTTGCTAAAGAAATTGAGCTTCAGGATTCAATGGAGAATCTTGGTGCAGCAATGGTACGTGAAGTAGCATCAAAAACAAGCGACAGTGCAGGAGACGGTACAACAACAGCCACTGTTCTTGCCCAGGCTATCGTGCGTGAAGGTCTGAAGAACGTTACTGCCGGTGCAAATCCGATGGATCTCAAGCGTGGTATCGACGCAGCGGTAAAGGAAGTGTATTCGGGTCTGGCCGAATTAAGCCGTACCGTAACCGGAAAGAAAGAAATTGCACAGGTAGGAACGATTTCGGCAAACAACGATGCAACAATCGGTACCCTTATTGCCGATGCAATGGATAAGGTTGGCAAGGACGGTGTAATTACCGTTGAAGAAGCCAAGGGTACTGATACAAGTGTTGAAGTTGTAGAAGGTATGCAGTTTGACCGTGGCTATCTGTCGCCCTACTTTGTAACTGACCCCGACACAATGGAATGTGTTCTTGAGAACCCGTACATTCTTATTCACGACAAGAAGGTTGGTGCAATTAAGGATCTGCTCCCAATTCTTGAGAAAACAGCACAAGCTGGCCGGGCCCTGCTCATTATTGCCGAAGATATCGAAGGCGAAGCCCTGGCAACCTTGGTTGTGAACCGTCTGCGCGGCACACTGAAGGTAGCAGCCGTTAAGGCACCAGGATTCGGAGATCGTCGCAAGGCAATGCTCGAAGATGTAGCCATTGTAACCGGCGGCATGGTTATCAGCGAAGAGAAAGGATTTAAGCTCGACGCAGCCACGATTACACAGCTTGGTACAGCAAAGCGTGTTACGATTGACAAAGACAACACAACCATCGTTGAAGGCGCCGGCTCCAGTGAAGAAATCAAGAAGCGCGTTAATGAAATCAAGGCTCAAATTGAGAAGACGACAAGTGATTACGACCGCGAAAAACTGCAAGAGCGTCTGGCCAAGCTTAGCGGTGGCGTAGCCGTTCTGAAAATCGGTGCTGCTACCGAAGTTGAGATGAAGGAAAAGAAGGCCCGCGTTGATGATGCCCTTGCTGCCACACGCGCTGCCGTTGAAGAAGGCATCGTACCCGGTGGTGGTGTTGCATATCTGCGCACGATCGACCGTTTGGATAACGTAAAGGTAGAGAACGACGATCAGCGCACCGGCGTAAACATCATCCGCAAAGCAATCGAAGAACCAATCCGCCAGATCCTTGTTAATGCCGGCATCGAACCGTCGGTTGTTGTGAACAAGATCAAGGAAGGGAAAGGGGCTTTTGGCTTTAATGCTTATTCCGAACAGTACGAAGACCTGTTTGAAGCCGGTGTTATCGATCCAACCAAGGTGTCACGCGTAGCTCTCGAAAATGCTGCGTCGGTTGCGTCACTCCTGATCACGACCGAAGCTACGATTGTTGAGAATCCGGAAAAAGATGCTGCACCGGCTCCGCATCCGGGCGGTGGAATGGATATGTATTAA
- a CDS encoding TatD family hydrolase, which produces MTTKRSDDPDVKSILAIYVNAETDSLDDDEPSSVGVHPRDIADDIEDVLFTARDLAHTETVVAIGPCGLDRSSRTGWAEQIHAFEDMVSFSELVCKPLLVHCVRAHADVVTLNRELQTVQPWVVLNFIKGPDTLERLVEAGIYVAFGSAIMQDGAATDSVVAIPADRLFLATGDDASVSVKQLYERVAQLRGCTVQDLCTQIEHNYESVFNH; this is translated from the coding sequence ATGACTACCAAACGTTCGGACGATCCGGATGTGAAGTCAATCCTTGCTATTTACGTAAATGCCGAAACTGACAGCCTGGACGATGATGAACCCAGCAGCGTTGGAGTCCACCCGCGGGATATTGCCGATGATATTGAAGACGTGCTGTTTACCGCCCGTGATTTGGCACATACCGAGACCGTTGTGGCGATTGGACCCTGTGGCCTGGACAGATCGTCAAGAACCGGATGGGCGGAACAGATTCATGCGTTCGAAGACATGGTCTCATTCAGTGAGCTCGTTTGCAAACCACTGCTGGTTCACTGTGTGCGTGCCCATGCTGATGTTGTTACTTTGAACAGAGAACTACAAACTGTACAGCCGTGGGTGGTGCTAAATTTTATTAAGGGACCTGATACGCTGGAACGCCTTGTTGAGGCGGGGATTTATGTTGCATTTGGTTCGGCAATCATGCAGGATGGTGCTGCAACTGATTCTGTTGTAGCAATCCCGGCCGACAGACTGTTTCTTGCCACGGGCGACGATGCCAGTGTATCTGTTAAACAGCTTTATGAACGTGTTGCACAGCTTAGAGGTTGTACTGTGCAGGACCTGTGTACACAAATAGAGCATAATTACGAGTCGGTTTTCAACCATTAA
- a CDS encoding FAD-dependent oxidoreductase, which yields MPLRITIIGKGLAGSWLGYELFHHGCSVRFFDVPDRNRASNVAAGVINPITGSRPQLQWRADEIIPYSLNAYRQLEERTGVSLLHSSTIRRIFASEKDRQFWMTAVDRGLKAPWARIEPGIVNSVPAVLGGVEYDGYVVDAQATLTALESVTPAEYNAEEVDAYTPADNELVVWCTGWRASKSTLWNWLPFQPVKGDILDAVQTAEPLTAIYTQGIGVVPRQHSPNEPNVQYLRIGSTYVWDFDDTQPDREAGENLLTAAEKLLNRRLTVVDHRAAVRPALQNKRPVIGKHPRYARHYIVNGLGLKGILWAPWTAKQCANLILNNIAVDPEISTMRWWRE from the coding sequence ATGCCACTGCGCATCACCATCATAGGCAAAGGTCTTGCCGGCTCATGGCTTGGCTACGAACTGTTTCACCATGGATGCAGTGTACGATTCTTTGATGTTCCCGACAGGAACCGTGCGTCGAATGTTGCCGCCGGTGTTATCAATCCAATCACAGGGTCACGTCCGCAGCTGCAATGGCGCGCAGACGAGATTATCCCATACTCGCTGAACGCTTACCGGCAACTTGAAGAAAGAACAGGTGTTTCGCTTCTGCACAGTTCTACGATTCGCAGGATTTTTGCTTCCGAAAAAGATCGCCAGTTTTGGATGACTGCAGTTGACAGGGGGCTAAAAGCACCGTGGGCACGTATCGAGCCGGGGATTGTAAACTCGGTGCCAGCCGTACTCGGTGGAGTAGAATACGATGGCTATGTTGTGGATGCCCAGGCTACACTTACTGCCCTTGAATCCGTTACACCGGCTGAATACAATGCTGAAGAGGTAGATGCTTATACGCCGGCTGATAACGAGTTGGTGGTTTGGTGTACGGGGTGGAGAGCTTCAAAATCAACACTATGGAATTGGCTGCCGTTTCAGCCTGTAAAGGGAGACATCCTGGATGCTGTACAAACTGCAGAACCCCTTACCGCCATCTATACACAGGGAATTGGCGTGGTTCCGCGTCAGCACTCACCCAATGAGCCGAACGTGCAATACCTGCGTATTGGCTCGACCTACGTGTGGGATTTTGACGATACACAACCGGACAGGGAAGCTGGTGAGAACTTACTCACGGCTGCAGAAAAGCTGCTGAACCGCAGGCTGACGGTTGTTGACCATAGAGCAGCAGTCCGGCCGGCACTGCAGAATAAACGGCCAGTAATTGGTAAACATCCCAGGTATGCACGCCATTACATCGTCAACGGTCTTGGCCTTAAAGGAATTCTTTGGGCCCCGTGGACAGCAAAGCAGTGTGCTAATCTGATTCTAAACAACATTGCCGTTGATCCCGAAATCTCTACAATGCGTTGGTGGCGGGAATGA
- a CDS encoding methyltransferase domain-containing protein yields the protein MSFNNAVSYVHTLLRGVVMPGDVVVDATVGNGFDTLFLAERVAPAGLVLGFDIQEDSIRVTRGKTEQYASIVRLFTIGHEDMLASIPTEHHGHITAVMFNLGYRPGGDKQITTTAGKTVAALQQAMQLLKLGGVITVVVYSHPEGMRELAAVRDLFSGLPQTEFTVTESWFVNQQGMAPIVFAVCKHR from the coding sequence ATGAGCTTCAATAATGCAGTGTCGTACGTACACACATTGCTGCGCGGTGTTGTAATGCCCGGCGATGTGGTTGTTGACGCAACCGTTGGAAACGGATTTGATACACTCTTCCTGGCAGAACGCGTTGCGCCTGCCGGCCTTGTTCTTGGTTTTGATATTCAGGAGGATTCCATCCGGGTAACAAGGGGAAAAACTGAACAATATGCTTCGATAGTACGCTTGTTTACCATTGGACATGAAGACATGTTGGCTTCAATTCCAACGGAGCATCACGGGCACATAACAGCAGTCATGTTTAACCTTGGTTATCGTCCGGGCGGCGATAAACAGATTACTACAACGGCCGGGAAGACTGTAGCTGCCCTCCAGCAAGCTATGCAATTGCTTAAATTAGGCGGCGTGATTACTGTTGTGGTTTACAGCCATCCGGAAGGCATGCGCGAGCTCGCTGCAGTTCGTGACCTTTTTTCAGGCCTGCCGCAAACGGAGTTTACGGTTACTGAATCCTGGTTTGTGAATCAGCAAGGAATGGCTCCAATTGTGTTTGCCGTGTGTAAACATCGGTGA
- a CDS encoding OmpA family protein codes for MKYTLLRIVLFPVLIILVGQLSEAQTSETLMDEQFTSNQREWFTGNNSSNSLHATVKDGVYSLTYSSEKTFNILHQTVALPKERNWIITSRLRFTEAVKNAECGLIFNAESTNNVYIAMVTASGDATLARYKDDKYKKIGSRTLSKPRQIGEWNTFKIVKHNDAVGLFINDECVAEYTYSYYLVLGNELGFYISEPCTVEADYLVATTSAPDNIRIVAGADVASKPTHLPETINTTADDLLDCISADGSVLVFSRGQHPGNMGDSNDRDIWWSEKGADGEWTTAINLGKPLNTATSNYALALSQDNNSIYVQGVYSQDGTSRNGDGISVSHRTATGWSFPEALPVDSIVNNGVVLNSHITPDGSVLIVSLESDDTFGANDLYVCFRKPDGKGWTKPQSLGKTINTVGMEVSPFIAADNTTLFFSSSGHPGYGGRDVFVSRRLDDTWLKWSEPENLGPSINTDEHDTFLQTTGKGDVAYYSSTKNSIGDGDIFQIALPTGARPKPLVVLRGKVLDAISKEPVGAEVVYEDLGTATTVGVANSSPVNGEYRIVLQQGKQYGVHARAKGYYALSESFDASSLNHYTETVKDLLLTPVRALTTLRLNNVFFDFAKATLRAESNAELNRLAKFMSDNPTVKIEISGHTDSIGTDGANITLSTDRARAVKTYLVAAGIADSRMVAKGYGRSKPVATNATEEGRQENRRVEFTILR; via the coding sequence ATGAAGTACACATTGCTGCGTATTGTTTTGTTTCCTGTTTTGATTATTCTGGTTGGACAACTTTCCGAAGCACAGACGTCTGAAACACTAATGGATGAGCAGTTTACCTCAAATCAGCGGGAGTGGTTTACAGGTAATAACTCAAGCAATTCACTTCATGCCACCGTTAAGGATGGCGTGTATAGTCTAACATATTCTTCTGAAAAAACATTTAACATATTACATCAGACAGTAGCATTACCAAAAGAGAGAAATTGGATCATAACCTCGAGGCTTCGCTTTACAGAGGCTGTTAAGAATGCAGAGTGCGGGCTGATATTTAATGCAGAGTCAACCAATAACGTGTATATCGCCATGGTCACGGCCTCGGGTGACGCCACCTTAGCACGCTATAAAGACGACAAGTATAAAAAGATTGGGTCACGTACGCTGTCAAAACCAAGGCAAATTGGTGAGTGGAACACATTTAAAATCGTAAAGCACAACGATGCCGTCGGGCTATTTATAAACGATGAGTGCGTTGCGGAATATACATATTCGTACTACCTGGTATTAGGCAACGAGCTGGGGTTTTACATATCAGAACCATGTACAGTAGAAGCCGATTACCTTGTTGCTACCACATCAGCACCTGACAACATCAGGATTGTTGCCGGTGCCGATGTTGCGTCGAAACCCACTCACCTGCCCGAAACAATTAACACGACGGCCGATGATTTGCTGGACTGCATTTCGGCTGACGGCTCGGTGCTGGTGTTTAGCAGAGGACAGCACCCTGGTAACATGGGAGACTCGAACGACCGGGATATCTGGTGGTCCGAGAAAGGAGCTGACGGAGAATGGACAACTGCCATAAACCTTGGGAAACCACTAAACACAGCTACGTCGAATTACGCTCTTGCTTTATCTCAAGACAATAACAGCATTTATGTTCAGGGAGTGTATTCACAGGACGGAACATCGCGGAACGGTGACGGTATTTCGGTAAGCCATCGTACGGCCACAGGCTGGAGCTTCCCCGAGGCTCTGCCTGTTGACAGTATTGTAAATAATGGAGTTGTATTAAACTCTCATATCACACCCGACGGATCGGTGCTTATTGTTTCTCTGGAGTCTGATGACACTTTTGGTGCAAACGATTTATACGTATGCTTCCGAAAACCGGATGGTAAGGGGTGGACCAAGCCCCAAAGTCTTGGGAAGACGATTAATACCGTCGGGATGGAGGTTAGCCCCTTCATCGCTGCCGATAATACGACTCTATTCTTTAGCTCGAGCGGTCATCCCGGCTATGGTGGCAGGGATGTATTTGTTTCGCGCAGGCTTGATGATACATGGCTGAAATGGTCTGAGCCCGAAAACCTTGGTCCGTCTATCAACACCGACGAGCACGATACATTTTTGCAAACTACCGGCAAGGGCGATGTTGCCTATTATAGCAGTACAAAAAACTCGATCGGTGACGGTGACATTTTTCAAATTGCCTTACCAACAGGTGCTCGCCCCAAACCCCTTGTAGTGCTACGTGGCAAGGTTCTGGATGCAATTTCAAAGGAGCCGGTTGGTGCTGAAGTTGTTTACGAAGATCTGGGTACCGCAACAACGGTTGGGGTTGCAAACAGTTCACCGGTGAATGGCGAATATCGGATTGTGCTTCAGCAGGGCAAACAGTACGGAGTGCATGCCAGGGCAAAGGGATATTATGCTCTTAGTGAAAGTTTTGATGCCAGCTCGCTAAACCATTATACCGAGACCGTGAAGGATCTGCTGCTTACGCCTGTCAGGGCACTTACAACCCTACGCTTGAATAACGTGTTTTTTGATTTTGCCAAAGCAACACTTCGTGCAGAATCAAACGCCGAGCTCAATCGTCTGGCTAAATTCATGTCCGATAATCCAACCGTTAAGATAGAGATCTCGGGGCATACTGACAGTATTGGTACCGATGGCGCCAATATCACGCTGAGTACTGACCGTGCACGTGCTGTGAAAACGTACCTGGTAGCGGCTGGAATTGCAGATTCCAGAATGGTAGCCAAAGGATATGGTCGCTCTAAGCCGGTTGCCACGAACGCTACCGAGGAGGGCAGGCAGGAAAACAGACGTGTTGAATTTACCATTCTGCGGTAG